CCGCCTGGGTGGGGATCGGTGCTGCGACGGCGATGATGCCGGTTGTCCTCTTCGCCGCCTGGGACGCCGGGCAGGAGCAGCTGGGCGCGGTGCGGCAGATCAGCCGCAGCCCCGAGCCGGAGGCCGCCCTGGCGCTGCTGGCAGAGGGGATGAGCTCCATCCTGGGCGTGCTGTGGCCGCTGATGCTCGCCACTCTCATGGGGGTCTTCGCCGCGGCGGCGCTGCAGGGCGGTGTGCACTTCCGGAAGTTCAAGCTGAAGACGGAGCACCTGCAGCCGGTGAACGGGCTGAAGAAGGTATTCGGGGTCCAGGCGGTCTGGCAGGGCGTCAAAGCGCTGCTGAAGACCCTGGCGGTGGGGCTGATGATCTTCGCGGTGGTGCAGATGCTGGTGCCCCAGCTTCTCACCGCCGGATCCATGCCGCTGTCCTCCCTGCTTTCCTCGGCCGGGACCGGGGTGATGATGCTGCTGGGCGCCTCGATCCTCGCCGGGGTCGCGCTTGCGGTCATCGACATCGTCGTGGTGCAGAAGCGGAACCAGAAGCACACCATGATGACCCGGCAGGAGGTCAAGGATGAGACCAAGCGCACCGACGGGGACCCGCTGATCAAGCAGCAGCGCCGCTCCCGGCAGATGGACATCAGCCGCAACCGGATGATCGCGGCGGTGGCTGATGCGGACGTCGTCGTCGCCAACCCGACCCACGTGGCGGTGGCGCTGAAGTACAAGCAGGGGGAGTCGGCCCCGAAGGTGGTGGCCAAGGGAGCTGACCTGCTGGCTGCCCGCATCCGTGAGGAGGCTGCCGTCCAGGACGTGCCGATCGTCAGGGACGTGCCGCTGGCCCGGGCCCTGCACACCGAATGCAGGCTCGGACAGGAGGTTCCGGTGGAGCACTTCACCGCTGTGGCCAGGGTGCTGGCCTTTGTGACGGCGCTGAAGCGCCGCGGATCGGCGGCCGGGGTGCACACGGTGCCGGAGCGCACGTCAGGGGGTGTGCTGTGAAGCTGAGCGCGTTCCCCAAGCTCGCGGTGCCGTTGGGCGTGGTGCTCATCGCCATGCTGCTGGTGGTTCCCATTCCGGCCCAGGTGCTGGATGTGCTGATCGTCATCAACATCATCGGCGCGATCCTGGTGCTGATGACCACGATGTTCGCCAGGAAGCCCCTGGACTTCTCCGTGTTCCCCTCGCTGCTGCTGGTGATGACGCTGCTGCGCCTGGGGATCAACGTGGCCTCCACCCGGCTCGTGCTCGGCAACGGGTACGCCGGGGAGGTGATCGGCGCCTTCGGGCAGATCACCGTCGGCGGGTCCCTGATTGTGGGGTTCGTGATCTTCCTGATCCTGGTGGTCATCCAGTTCGTGGTGGTCACCAAGGGCGCCGAGCGCGTGGCTGAGGTGGGAGCCCGCTTCACCCTGGATGCGATGCCGGGCAAGCAGATGGCGATCGACGCCGATCTCAACGCCGGGCTGATCACTGACAAGGAGGCCCGGCGTCGTCGTGAGGAGATTGCCGCGGAGGCTGACTTCTACGGTGCGATGGACGGCTCATCGAAGTTCGTGAAGGGCGATGCCATCGCCGGCATCGTCATCACCCTGCTCAACCTGGTGGGCGGCATCGCGATCGGCATGATGGTCAACCAGATGTCCGCCCAGGAGGCGCTGAACACCTACGCCCTGCTGACAGTGGGCGACGGTCTGGCCACCCAGATCCCAGCGCTGCTGATGGCGGTCTCCACGGGAATGATCGTCACCCGCGCCAACTCGGAGACGGACCTCGGCTCAACGGCGCACCAGCAGCTGACCCAGTCGCAGGCAGCGCTGCTGGTGGCCGGCATCGCCGCGATCGTCATCGGGCTGATCGCGGGGATGCCGGCCCTCCCCTTCTTCGCGGTGGGCGTCGCCCTGATCGCCGCAGCCTGGTGGATCCGCAGACAGTCGCTGAAGGAGGCCGCCGATGCCGAGCATGCCGCTGAGGCAGAGGCGGGCCGCGTCCCGGAGGAGACCACGGAGGATCTCATCGAGCAGATGAAGGTCCACAGCCTGGAGATCCAGCTGTCCCCGGACACGGTCGACATCGTCGGCGGGGGCGGGGACGACCTGCTGGCCCGGGTGAAGGCGCTGCGCAAGCGCCTTGCACTGGAGATGGGGATCCTCGTGCCGCCGGTGCGCACCCGTGACTCGGTGGAGCTGCCGCCCTCCGGGTACGCGATCCGTCTGGCCGGTGTGGAGGCCGGGCGCGGCACAGTTCCGCGCGGAAAGATCCTGGCCCTGGGCGACAACCTGGACGGGCTGCCGGGCGAGTCCCTGCTCGAACCGGTGTTCGGCCTGCAGGGCAAGTGGGTTCCGGCCGAGCTGCGGCACAATGCGGAGCTGACCGGTGCGATGACGATCGACCGCACCTCCGTGGTCGTCACGCATCTCTCCACCCTGATCCAGCGGCATGCCTGGCGTCTGATCACCCGCGAGGACGTCCGGGTGCTGACCGATGCGCTGAAGGAGACCAACCCGGCCGCCGTGGAGGAGCTCACCCCGCAGCCGCTGTCCCTGGCGGAGATCCAGCGGGTGCTGCAGGGGCTGCTGGAGGAGCAGGTCAGCATCAACGACCTTCAGCGGATCTATGAGGCCCTGGCTCTGCAGGCGAAGTCCTCCGCCGAGCCGGAGAAGCTGGTGGAGGCGGCCCGCGCTGCTTTGGGACCGGCGATCGCGGACAAGTATGTGGAGGAGGGCCGGCTGCGTGTGATCATGCTGGACCCCACCTTGGAGCAGTCGATGCTGGAGGGGCTGCGCCCGGCCGAGGGCGGAAGCCAGATTGTGCTGGAGCCGGCAAGGATCGAGACGGTGCACGCCTCGGTGCGGGACACCGTGGCGAAGGTGGAGGCCCGGGGCCAGTCGGCGGTGCTGGTGTGCGCGCCGGCGCTGCGGCCTTCGGTGCGGCGTCTGGTGTCGCCGCAGGCGGGCGGAATTCCGGTGCTCTCCTACCAGGAGGCTTCGGCTGTTGGTGCCGATATTGAGACCGTAGGAGTGATCCGTGGAACCGAACAGATACCGTCTTAGGGGTCCGTCGCTGGCCCAGCTGGGTGCGCAGGCGGTGGAGAAGCATGGGCCCACTGCCCGGATCGTCTCATCGGAGCGGATCAGCGCGACCGGCGTGGGCCGGCTCCTCGGGCGCGCCTACTACGAGGCGGAGGTGGAGGTCGGCGGAGAGCCTGCCGAGGCCCCCGGACCTCTGGGGGAGGGACGCCTGCTGGAGCCCGGCTCCGGGTCCGCCGGTGAAGAGCCCGACGCACAGGCTGCGGCGGGTCAGGACGAGGTGGAGGACGTCGTCGACATCGCCCCGGAGATGATCGAGGCGGCGCAGGCTCAGACGCCGGCGACGCCCTCGGAGCGGCTGAAGGTGCGGGGGAGGCTGCCTGCTGGTGAGGCTGAGGACGAGGACTTCGGCCGGATGATGGATGACCTGTGGCGTGCTCTGAAGGACCCTGGCGCGGCGGCGCCGGCTCCTGCGGGGAAGGGCGCTGCCCCGATCCCGATGAGGGGCGCCGGGGCTCTGGTGGTGGTTGCTGGTTTGGGGGCCGACGCCTCGCTGGGGGTCCGGATTCTGGACGCGGGCCTGGATGCCCGGACGTGGGACCCTGGGCGGTTTGAGGGCCGACCCCTGCATGAGCTGCGCAGGGAGCTGCGACAGGTGCGCGCCCAGGCGGTGGCATACGGTGTGCCGGTGGTGGCGCCCGTGTCTTTGGAATTTCCCCGGAAGGGGGTGCGCAGCGGTGCAGCCGCGCCCGTGGTCGAGGAGGCGGACCAGATGTGGGCCGCAGTGGATGTCCGGCATAAGCCGGATGATGTGCGGATGTGGCTGGCGGTGCTGGCTGAGCACCGGGCGGTGGACGGGATCATCCTTCTCGGCACGGATCAGACACTCACTCCGGAGACGGGCCACCAGTTGGGAGTGCCGGTCTATCAGTCCTAAGACGTGCCGATTCGGACGCCGGACGGACAGAAGCGGCAGCGTCCCTGCGCGTCCTATGGGATGTCTGAGCAGACGCGCTGCGGATAGGGTGGTCTCATGCTGGTGCTGACGCGGAAGGTGGGGGAGCAGATCCTCATTGGGGATGAGATCACCGTGACGGTGCTGGATGTCCGCAAGGACGGCATCAAGATCGGCATCGATGCCCCCCGGCACATCCGGGTCCAGCGGCAGGAGATCGTCCTCGCCGTCGCGGATGAGAACCTTGAGTCCGCCAAGAGCAGCTCGAGCGCCGAAGCCGCCCTGAAGTCCCTCTTCGGCATCGCGCCTCGACGGGATGAGGGCTCAGGAGAGGACGGCGAGCCGGAGTCTTAGGCTAGTGCGGTCCCCGTCAGTGCGAGCAGGACCCACATCCCGTTGAATACGATATGTACGAGTACGGCCCCCCAGATCCGTCCTGTGAACAGGACGAGGAAGCCGCATGTCGTGCCTAGTAGGAAGAGGTACACCGGCTCGTCCCAACGGCTTATGCCGTTGACGGTGTGCATTGCCACGAAGGTGGCGCTGGAGGCGACGACGGCGAGGATCCCCGCCTCAAGGCCGCGCCGGGCGGTCCGGTAGACGGTGACGAGTACGACGCCGCGGAAGAGAAGTTCTTCGACGAGGGGGAGCATCAGCACGGGGCCGAGAAGTCCTGTCAGGAACCACAGGGCGCCGAGGTTTCCGTCGAGCGTGGGGTAGGCGGGGATCCCCCCGGGGCTGCCTGCCGCGACCTCGAGCCAGCCTTGAAAGACACGCAGGAGAAATCCTAGTGCAAGCCCCCAGAGGATGTCCGTCCACCGGAACCTGAAGAGCCCGCGGGGGCGCGAACGGGCTATAGCGACAGCAACTGGCGCTGCCATTCCCGCCCAGAGCACCAGAAAGGACACCATGGGCCCTGTGGGTGCGTCCAGGTAGGTCCGGGCGAGCACAGAGAGGACGACGGCCGCCCCCACGAAGAAGGCGGCGTAGGCGAGGACGGTCCGGTTCCAAGCGCGGGCGGTGGAGCTGCCGTCGAGCCAGGTGCGGGTGCTCCGTGCCTGGCGCTCCGTCGGGCGGAGTTCCTCTTCTGCGACAGGCAGAACCTGTTTCACACGATGTGACGTGAAAAGGTTCACCTCAGACTGAGGGTTATCGGTCTCGACGTCGCCGCTATTCTGGGACTCCACGCATGTAAATCTACCCGAGAGCGGCTGCCCTGGTTGTGGTTTTCGTCGCTGCAGGTTTTCAGGAGGCCCCCGGAATGATTCAGATCCTCACCGTCTGCACGGGTAATGTGTGCCGCTCGCCTTTGGCGGACGTCGTACTGCGAGGGCGCCTCGCGGACCTGGGGGCACAAGTTTCCAGTGCTGGCTCTGGGGCGCTGGTGGGGGATCCGCTGACTCCGCAGACGGCGGAGCTGGCCCTGTCCGCCGGCGCCCGGCCGGAGGATGTTGAGACCCACCGTGCCCGGCGCCTGACGGAGCGCATCGCAGCCGAGGCGGACCTTGTGCTGGCGATGACGCGTGATCACAGACGCGCTGCGGTGGAGCTGAGCCCGACTTTGCTGCGGCGGGCGTTCACGGTCCGTGAGTTTGGTCGTTTGGGGGAGGGCCTCTCCGAGGGGGAGATCGCTGAGTCTGCGGTGGGGTCTGACCCCCGGGGACGGCTCCGGGCTGCGCTGCGCATGCTGGCCAACCGCCGCGGTGTGGTCGGCCCGCCTGAGGATCTCGCGATGGATGATGTGGTGGATCCCTACCGTCAGAAGGACGCGGTGTATCAGCAGCAGGCCCGTCAGCTGCTGCCGGCCCTGGACCAGGTGGAGCGATTCGTCCGCGCAGCTGTGGGACCGTAGCGCGTCATGTGGGCCGAGGAGCGCGGTTGTCCCGAGTTCGTGTGGGAGGATGCTCTCTGAGCCTGGGCGTACACGCTCGTTGAGGGAAGAAAGGAACACGTGGAGCTTCGCGATTACCTTCAGATTCTGCGACAGAATTGGATAATCATTGTCGCGTTGATGCTTCTGGGCTCCGGTGCGGCGGCCACCTATTCTTTGGCGCAGACACCCTTGTATGAATCCACGAACCGCGTGATGGTCTCCTCTCAGGCGGGGGAGAGCATCGGGGAACAGCAGCAGGGTCAGAGCTATACCCAGGACCGTATGGCTTCTTATGTGGAGCTTGCTCTGACTCCGCGGGTGCTGGATCCGGTGATCGGGGAGCTGGGCCTGGACATCTCTGCCGCGGACCTCGCGGAGCGTATTGAGGTGGACAACAGCGCTAACACCACGATCATCAGCCTGACTGCGACTGATGAGGATCCTGATCACGCGGCTGAGATCGCCGACACCGTTTCAGTCAGCTTGGCTGATGCGGTGAATCAGGCTGAGACTCTTCCAGGGGCTGATGACGCGCCGGTGAACATTACTGAGGTGACTCAGGCTGAGCCTCCGGAGAGTCCCTCCTGGCCGCAGATTCCATTAAACGTAGCGCTCGGGGCGCTTGTTGGTCTGGCTCTCGGGGTGGGGGTTGCAGTTCTTCGCTCCACCCTTGACACGCGTATTCGTTCTCTGCGTGATGTGCAGCAGGTGACGGATCAGCCGGTGATCGGAGCGATTCCGTTGGACCCGCAGGCCAAGTCCCGGCCCATCATCATGATGGAGGATCCGCAGAACCCTCGCAGTGAGGCCTTTCGCTCATTGCGCACCAACCTGCAGTTCATTGAGCTCGATGGAGGCAAGGTCTTCACCGTGACCTCCAGCATTCCCGCTGAGGGGAAGAGCACCACCGCGGTCAATCTTGCGATCGCTCTAGCGGATGCTGGCAAGAACACAGTTCTCATTGATGGGGACCTTCGTAAGCCGAAGGTGGCCGAGTACCTCGGCATTGAGGGTGGGGTGGGTCTGACTGACGTGCTGATTGGACGGGCCCAGGTGGAGGACGTATTTCAGCAGTGGGGAGACCGTCCTCTGCTCGTGCTGCCGGCGGGAATGATTCCCCCTAACCCGAGTGAGCTTTTGGGGTCTTCCCAGATGCAGGAGCTGCTCGAGACCGTGGCGCACGGTGCCGATGTGGTCATCATTGATGCTCCGCCGCTGCTCCCCGTGACGGATGCCGCCATTTTGGCCAGGGAGACGGCTGGGGCTATTCTCGCGGTCTCCGCGTCGCGCACTAACCGGCAGCAGCTGGGCCAGGCATTGGAGAGCCTGAACAACGTCGGCGCGAGAGTGGCGGGTTTGACGTTGACGATGGTCCCCACCCGGGGGGCGCATGCTTTCGGCTACAACTACAGCTATGGGTATGGCTACGGGTACGGCCATAATCGCGCTGGCTGACGGCAGCACTCCCATAGGATGAGCGCGATGGCACGTAAGAGAGAGCGACGGGAGAGGGCGGCTCCCCAAGTGGTGGCCGGGCGTGTCCTGCTCGCAGCCGTCCTTGCGGCTGCCGTGGGCATCGTGGCTGTCCTGGCGTGGGCTGGCATCAGTGCTGCACGTGCTTTGCCTCATGTGGAGCGGGCTCAGCAGGTGGCGGCGAACTTGGAGCCTGAGGCTGTGCTGAGTGGTGACACGTCTCAGCTTGATGAGCTGCAGGGTGAGCTCGCACTTGCCCGCGGGAGGACGAGCGGGCCCGTCTGGTCGTTGGCTGAGGAGATTCCCTGGGTGGGGCCTCAATTTCATGCCACCCGCACGCTGACTGAGACTCTTGACGACTTTGCGGGGGACGGGCTCGCGGCGGCTTCCCGGGCCGGGGAGGGGCTGGACGCTCTGCAGCCTCGTGATGGGCGTATTGATGTCGCCGCGATCAGCGATCTTGATGCGGAGATCCAGGCGGCACTCGTCTCCGTGAGCAGTGCTCGTGAGCGTGTCGACTCACTCGATCCTCGGCCATTAGTGGGGCCGCTGCGTGAGGGAACGGCTCAGGTCGATGGCCTTCTGGCGGAGCTTGAGCCCACGCTGGAGGGAACTGCGCGCGCGACGGCGCTCCTGCCTGGCTTCTTGGGAGCCGAGGGGGAGCGGGAGCACCTGCTGCTGCTGCAGAACAACGCTGAGTGGCGTTCGCAGGGCGGCATCGTGGGGCAGGTCATCCAGATCACGGCCGTCGACGGGGAGATTGATTTCACGGATCAGATCCCGGGCGCTGATTTCCAGAGCCGGGATGAGGCGATCACTCCTCTGGAGTTTGAGACGGAGATGATCTTCGGTGACCGTCCTGCTCGTTATATGCAGAACCCGACGATGATTCCGGACTTCGCGGAGGGCGCCCAGGTGGCCCGGGAGTTCTGGATGGATGAGGAGGGCGGCAGTCCGTCCGGGGCGATCGCCACGGATCCGGTGGCGCTCTCGTACATTCTGGAGGCGACGGGCCCGGTGGAGCTTCCCACGGGCGATGTGCTGACCAGTGACAATGTGGTCGACCTGCTGCTGAACGAGGTCTACCTCCGGTATGAGGACCCTGCGGAGCAGGACGTGTTCTTCGCCGTCGCTTCAGATGCCATATTCGACGCGCTGCTCGGAGGTGACGCCGACCCGGCGGCCTCTATGCAAGCAATCACCCGAGCCATTGATGAGCGACGTCTGCTGGTCTGGAGCGCGGACGAGGAGGAGCAGGCGCTGCTGGAAGGCACACAAGTGGCGGGGGAAATGCCCTCCAGTGATGATGAGACCACTGCTTTCGGCGTCTACTTCAACGAGGGTGGCGGCACCAAACTGAATTACTACATGGCGGCTGGGTCCCGGGCCGCGTGGTGCGGCGACGGCACAGCCGCGCTGCAGGTAGGCCTGCGAAACGATGCGCCCGAAGACATCACCGAATATCCGGACTACCTGTTGGCTGCTTTCGACGGTGCGGAGGAGACCGCAAGCGGAGTTCCTCGGGGCATTACTCGCACAGTCGCCCATATTTATCTGCCCGAAGGCGCTGAACTGGGAGAGACCCCTGATGAGGCTCAGCTGATCGGCGAGCACGGCGGGCGACCTGTGCTGGAGTGGACATCTGACCTGGCTCCGGGAGAGGACGAAATGCTCAATGTCCGCGTGCGTCCGAGGACCGGCAGCACCCTCGACATTGTCTCGACACCGGTTTTGGAGGACTTCGAGGTTCCGACGGGCTGCTGACGGCGATGCAGCCTCAGCAACTTCTGGTTCGTAACACTTGATTTTTCTACCTCCGCCTCTGTAGATTTGCAATTGCCAGTCACCGGAGAGGAACTTTCGGGGGCAGCGGCGTACAACTGGCGGCTCGGTGAGAGACGCGCTGATGTGATCATCCCCCTAAAATATTTGAGGTAGACCTGATGAAGAAGATCATCGCAAAGGCTTTCGCAGTAGCCGGTGTTGCAGGTGCCATTGCCCTCGCCCCTGCCCCTGCTTTCGCTTACGCTCCGACCCCGTCTGATGACGTCATTGTTGTCACGATCGATGTTCCCATTTCTGTTGATTTCGCTCCGGTGTTCGAGCCAGGGGAGCCGGTCGAGGTCACACTGACCGGTATCAACGGCGCATCCCAGAGCTTGGCTGCTGTTGGAGAAGTCTCCAGCACCAGCACCACCACCACTGCGGACGCACAGGGCGCTGCGAGTGTGACGGTGACTCTCAACAGTCAGGCTTCCGGCTCCTACGAGCTCACTGCTGTGGGTGTGGAGAGCGGTGCCGTGGACACTGTGACTCTCACTGTTGATGGTGCTGCTGCCGCAGGTGCTGAGGCCCCCACTGCTGGAGCTGGCGTTGCAGATGGTTCTGAAGTCCCCGCTGCTGAAGCCGGCGGTGCAGATGGTGCCCAGGCTGGGGATACAGAAGCTTCCGGTCCCGTCGGTGATGGAGAGCTTGCCACCACTGGTGTAGATGGTGCTGCAATGGGCCTTCTGGTCGGCGGCGGCGCTCTGCTGCTCGGCGGAGGTGCCATTCTCGCGGCGCGTTCGGTGCGCAAGCGGGAGGCGCAGGTCTGACCTCACACTAGTTTTAGTCTTTTTAAGTGGCCGTCTGCTCTTAGGTGAGTGGACGGCCACTTTTGTCATCCGGAGCCTACGCAACCCCAATGTCCTGTATATTGGTTTAGAGTTAAAGTCTTACCTAGGTGATGTCTGAATGGTCATAGTGCTGGCTTGTTGAGGCGTGTTGTCGAGGGGTGTCTTACTGGATGAGCACAGGCATGGACGTGCGGAGGGGCCCTAGCGTTTCTGAGGAACGGCGGGGAGCAAAGCGGGGGGAGTGGTCTGCCCCTTCACAGCTGGAGGCTTGGCGCAGGGATTATGCCCGCCGTCTGATCATCACCGACTTCTTCGCTCTTTTGGCTGTAGTCGTCGGTGTGCAGCTGACGTGGTTGAGCTTTGGGCACGATGCTGAGTACCGCTTGCCGCTGGCTGGTGAGGGCTATATTGATTATGGGGTAGTCTCCGGCCTCATCGTAGTGGTGTGGATGGCTACTCTGTGGCTTACAGGTTCCCGTCATCCTCGGGTTTTGGGATCTGGATGGCTGGAGTACCGGATCATTGCTGATTGGGGTATCCGTCTTTTTGCCGCAGCCGCGACGCTTTCGTTTTTGCTGAAGCTTGATCTGGCGCGGGGCTATCTGCTTCTGATTTTCCCGTTTGGGACTTTGGCCCTTTTGCTGGGCCGGTGGCTGTGGCGTCGGTGGCTGCATCGTCAGCGGCGCACTGGGCGGTACTCGCGACGGGTGCTGCTCATGGGCTCGCCGGCTTCAGTGGAGCACATTGCGGGTGAGCTTTCTCGCCAGCCGTGGGCCGGCTATCAGGTGGCTGGAGCGTGTTTGCGACATGATCTGGCCAATCTGAATTCGGAGATCGCCGGAATTCCTGTCGTGGGGGATTTTAAGACCGCGCGTGGAGCGATGCAGGAGATTGGGGCTGATACGGCGATTGTTACGAGTTCGGATGACCTGGATCCATTGCGGGTCAAGGAGCTGAGCTGGGACCTGGAGCAGGGGAAGTACTCCTTGATCGTGGCGCCGAGTCTGACGGATGTAAGTGGTCCGCGGATTCATAGCCGCCCGGTGTCTGGGTTGCCTCTGCTGCATGTGGAGACTCCGCAGTATTCGGGTCTACGCATGGTGGTTAAACGGTGTTTCGACGTCGTGGTGACGCTGGGAATTCTCGCGATGCTGGTCCTGCCGATGCTGGTGATCGCTGTATTGGTGAAGCTGACGTCGCCCGGCCCGGTGCTCTTTAAGCAGGACCGGGTGGGGTTGAAAGGCGAGCCGTTCCGGATGTTGAAGTTCCGCTCGATGCGGGACGGCGCCGATAGGATGCTGGGCCAGCTGGAACAGTCGGACAAGATTGATGGGTCGAGTGTCCTTTTCAAGATGAAGGAGGACCCTCGTGTGACCCGGGTGGGTAAGGTCCTTCGCCGGTGCAGTCTGGACGAGCTTCCTCAGCTGTTCAATGTTTTAGGGGGCAGCATGTCTTTGGTGGGCCCCCGTCCGTCGCTGCAGCGGGAGGTGGAGCAGTATGATCGGCACGTTCACCGCCGTTTTCTTGTGAAGCCTGGCATCACGGGATTGTGGCAGGTGAGCGGTCGCTCGGACCTTCCCTGGGAGGAGTCCGTGCGGCTTGACCTCTACTACGTGGAGAATTGGTCTTTGACCGCTGATTTGGCCATCCTCTGGCGGACGGCACGAGCTGTGGTCAAGGGCTCGGGGGCTTATTGATGGCAGATGTCAAGACGGTCGAAGTGAAGCCGCTGGGTCTGACTGTCACTCCTATGACAGCTGAGGAGACAGTGGAGTGGGTGACTAAACACTCGGGCAAGGGCCTGCTGCTGAACCATAACCTGCACAGCGCGTATCTCTATCAAAAGAGTCAGGTATTTCGGGACTTCTACGCTCGGGCGAATCGGGTTGTGATTGATGGAGCTCCTATTCTATGGCTCGCACGTCGCACTCCCTTGCGTCGGATAGGACCCACCCATCGGATCGGATCTACTGACTGGATCGCATGTCTGGACAAGGCGCCCTTGCCTGGTCGACTTTTCGTGTTCGGGGCCGAAGAAGTCAGCAATTGTGACGCTGTTTCGACCCTCCGCCAGACACTTTCACACAGCGGATGGCACGTGGAAGGGCGTGACGGCTACATCAGCTGGGCCGAGGCAGTCGAGTGGCTGCAGTCTGGCAAGCCAACGTTGGTCCTTGTCGGACTCGGTATGCCTATGCAGGAAGAGTTTTTGACTGAAGCCTGGGACGAACTTCCGGAGGCCGTTTATGCCACCGTCGGTGGAGCCATAGACTATATGGCTGGACACAATCCGCTGGCACCCCGTTGGATGGGACGCTTCGGGGTCGAGTGGTTGTGGAGGCTGGTGCATGACCCCCGTCGGCTAGCGCACCGCTACCTTGTCGAGCCTTTCAAACTCGGCTGGTCACTGATGAGGAATGGTCGATCCCGTTCGGCCACCGCACAATCCCCGACCCCGGAGTACAAGTAGTCATGTATGCAGTTATCGATGGCGGTGTACCGCCCCTTGGGCGCGTGCGGGTCAGTGGGGCGAAAAATTCCGCGACACGCCTGCTCGCCGCAGGATTGCTGTCTGATGAGCGCGTGGAACTCCAGAATTTCCCGACTCAGCTGGTTGATGTGGGCCACAAGGTGGCGTTTGCTCGGACCTTGGGTGCCGATATTCAGATCAACGAGGAATCCGAGGAGCTGGCACTCAACGCTTCGGGCTTGGTATCCCGGATGCTCTCACGCGAAGAGTTCGATGTTCCCATTCGTACTACTTATCTCCTGGCAGCCGCGCAGTTAGTGCGAGGAAGTACTGCTCGCATCCCCTATCCAGGAGGGTGTGCGATCGGTCCAGGCGCTTCGGGCGGACGGGGCTATGATCTGCACATTTTGGTGTGGAGAGCCCTCGGTTGTGTAGTGCGGGAGAGAGAGGACCACATTGAGGTAATTGCCGGGAGCGGGTTGGTCGGAGGAGAAATCAATTTTCCCAGCAGTACGGTCGGGGGAACCGAGAATGCCCTGCTCTGTGCTGCCGTGGCTAAAGGTGAAACACAGATCCTGAACGCTTATATCACTCCGGAGATTGAGGATCTCATTGCACTCCTCCGCCGGATGGGCGGTGACATCTCCGTCCATGGCACGAGCCACATAGTCGTCCGCGGGAGCAATGGAGTGTTAGGGGGCGCGCGTATGCCGGTAATGGCCGACCGGATTGAAGCGTTGACCTGGATCGTTTTTGCCATCCTTAGTCGTGGACAGCTGACCGTGGAGGGCGTGCCGTTCGAGTCGATGAAGGTGCCCCTCCTGCACCTTGAGCATGCAGGAATTGACCTGTTCCGGAATTCCACGTCGGTTCACGTCACTCCGGCTTCTCTTACAGAAGGACGGGTGCAGCCCTTCGAGCTGGCCACAGGGGCGCACCCCGGTGTGATCTCAGATATGCAGTCCTTCTACGTCCTTCTGGGACTTGTTGGGGCTGGGACTTCGAGAGTGCACGATTACCGTTACCCGAAGCGGATCGCCTTCGTCCAGGAGCTGGCAAAACTTGTTGATGGGGATCATCTCGAAGCTGAGCGAGGGAAGATTACGGCCCATGGTCCGGCAGAGTTTGTGCCTGGCGTTGCATTCTCCACGGACCTTCGTGGCTCGATGGCGGCTGTTATCGCTGCTCTCTGCGCCCCTGGACGCTCTGTCATCAAGGATGTGCATATGGCACTGAGGGG
The sequence above is drawn from the Nesterenkonia populi genome and encodes:
- a CDS encoding EscU/YscU/HrcU family type III secretion system export apparatus switch protein encodes the protein MSEPAGERTEKATPKRQKENREKGRLSRSQDLTAWVGIGAATAMMPVVLFAAWDAGQEQLGAVRQISRSPEPEAALALLAEGMSSILGVLWPLMLATLMGVFAAAALQGGVHFRKFKLKTEHLQPVNGLKKVFGVQAVWQGVKALLKTLAVGLMIFAVVQMLVPQLLTAGSMPLSSLLSSAGTGVMMLLGASILAGVALAVIDIVVVQKRNQKHTMMTRQEVKDETKRTDGDPLIKQQRRSRQMDISRNRMIAAVADADVVVANPTHVAVALKYKQGESAPKVVAKGADLLAARIREEAAVQDVPIVRDVPLARALHTECRLGQEVPVEHFTAVARVLAFVTALKRRGSAAGVHTVPERTSGGVL
- a CDS encoding flagellar biosynthesis protein FlhA, which encodes MLLVVPIPAQVLDVLIVINIIGAILVLMTTMFARKPLDFSVFPSLLLVMTLLRLGINVASTRLVLGNGYAGEVIGAFGQITVGGSLIVGFVIFLILVVIQFVVVTKGAERVAEVGARFTLDAMPGKQMAIDADLNAGLITDKEARRRREEIAAEADFYGAMDGSSKFVKGDAIAGIVITLLNLVGGIAIGMMVNQMSAQEALNTYALLTVGDGLATQIPALLMAVSTGMIVTRANSETDLGSTAHQQLTQSQAALLVAGIAAIVIGLIAGMPALPFFAVGVALIAAAWWIRRQSLKEAADAEHAAEAEAGRVPEETTEDLIEQMKVHSLEIQLSPDTVDIVGGGGDDLLARVKALRKRLALEMGILVPPVRTRDSVELPPSGYAIRLAGVEAGRGTVPRGKILALGDNLDGLPGESLLEPVFGLQGKWVPAELRHNAELTGAMTIDRTSVVVTHLSTLIQRHAWRLITREDVRVLTDALKETNPAAVEELTPQPLSLAEIQRVLQGLLEEQVSINDLQRIYEALALQAKSSAEPEKLVEAARAALGPAIADKYVEEGRLRVIMLDPTLEQSMLEGLRPAEGGSQIVLEPARIETVHASVRDTVAKVEARGQSAVLVCAPALRPSVRRLVSPQAGGIPVLSYQEASAVGADIETVGVIRGTEQIPS
- the csrA gene encoding carbon storage regulator CsrA, whose protein sequence is MLVLTRKVGEQILIGDEITVTVLDVRKDGIKIGIDAPRHIRVQRQEIVLAVADENLESAKSSSSAEAALKSLFGIAPRRDEGSGEDGEPES
- a CDS encoding CPBP family intramembrane glutamic endopeptidase yields the protein MESQNSGDVETDNPQSEVNLFTSHRVKQVLPVAEEELRPTERQARSTRTWLDGSSTARAWNRTVLAYAAFFVGAAVVLSVLARTYLDAPTGPMVSFLVLWAGMAAPVAVAIARSRPRGLFRFRWTDILWGLALGFLLRVFQGWLEVAAGSPGGIPAYPTLDGNLGALWFLTGLLGPVLMLPLVEELLFRGVVLVTVYRTARRGLEAGILAVVASSATFVAMHTVNGISRWDEPVYLFLLGTTCGFLVLFTGRIWGAVLVHIVFNGMWVLLALTGTALA
- a CDS encoding low molecular weight phosphatase family protein, whose translation is MIQILTVCTGNVCRSPLADVVLRGRLADLGAQVSSAGSGALVGDPLTPQTAELALSAGARPEDVETHRARRLTERIAAEADLVLAMTRDHRRAAVELSPTLLRRAFTVREFGRLGEGLSEGEIAESAVGSDPRGRLRAALRMLANRRGVVGPPEDLAMDDVVDPYRQKDAVYQQQARQLLPALDQVERFVRAAVGP
- a CDS encoding polysaccharide biosynthesis tyrosine autokinase is translated as MELRDYLQILRQNWIIIVALMLLGSGAAATYSLAQTPLYESTNRVMVSSQAGESIGEQQQGQSYTQDRMASYVELALTPRVLDPVIGELGLDISAADLAERIEVDNSANTTIISLTATDEDPDHAAEIADTVSVSLADAVNQAETLPGADDAPVNITEVTQAEPPESPSWPQIPLNVALGALVGLALGVGVAVLRSTLDTRIRSLRDVQQVTDQPVIGAIPLDPQAKSRPIIMMEDPQNPRSEAFRSLRTNLQFIELDGGKVFTVTSSIPAEGKSTTAVNLAIALADAGKNTVLIDGDLRKPKVAEYLGIEGGVGLTDVLIGRAQVEDVFQQWGDRPLLVLPAGMIPPNPSELLGSSQMQELLETVAHGADVVIIDAPPLLPVTDAAILARETAGAILAVSASRTNRQQLGQALESLNNVGARVAGLTLTMVPTRGAHAFGYNYSYGYGYGYGHNRAG